The Comamonas sp. GB3 AK4-5 genome includes a region encoding these proteins:
- the pilB gene encoding type IV-A pilus assembly ATPase PilB, with product MAAPSPASSAARASASGLGHALVQAKQLPAHVAEALHRQASSAKTSFAAELIASGTMSAATLATASAQIFGLPLLDVTALDPAQLPRELLDRKICSTHTLLPLARRGKKLIVATADPSNQEAAKQIKFTTQLNVEWVVAEYDQLLQLLDASHHSTANALDRHTGMPEEFVFENIQDMPAEEANNSSLRHEVEDAPVVKFLHKMLLDAVRMRASDLHFEPYEHHYRVRFRIDGTLREIAAPPIAIKDKLASRIKVISRLDIAEKRVPQDGRMKLKVAANHVIDFRVSTLPTLFGEKIVIRVLDPSSAKIGIDALGYEAPEKARLLQAIQRPYGMILVTGPTGSGKTVSLYTCLNLLNQPGVNIATAEDPSEINLPGVNQVNVNEKAGLTFACALRSFLRQDPDIIMVGEIRDLETADIAIKAAQTGHLVLSTLHTNDAPSTLTRMRNMGVAPFNIASSVILITAQRLARRLCEACKAPVDLAAHTLLEAGFTEEALDGSWRPYHAVGCAACNQGYQGRVGIYQVMPISEAMQHIILRDGSALEMAAQARAEGVRSLRESGLHKVRWGQTSLEEVLAVTNS from the coding sequence ATGGCTGCGCCGTCTCCCGCCTCCTCTGCAGCGCGCGCTTCGGCGTCCGGACTGGGACATGCCCTGGTCCAGGCCAAGCAGCTGCCCGCCCATGTGGCGGAAGCGCTGCACCGCCAGGCATCCAGCGCCAAGACCAGCTTTGCGGCCGAGCTGATCGCCTCTGGAACCATGAGCGCAGCCACCCTGGCTACAGCAAGTGCACAGATTTTTGGCCTTCCGCTGCTGGATGTGACGGCACTGGACCCGGCGCAGCTGCCGCGCGAGCTGCTGGACCGGAAAATCTGCAGCACCCACACACTGCTGCCCCTGGCCCGGCGCGGGAAAAAGCTGATCGTGGCCACGGCAGACCCGAGCAACCAGGAGGCAGCCAAGCAGATCAAGTTCACCACCCAGCTGAATGTGGAATGGGTGGTGGCCGAGTACGACCAGTTGCTCCAACTGCTGGACGCCAGCCACCACAGCACTGCCAATGCCCTGGACCGCCACACCGGCATGCCCGAGGAATTTGTCTTTGAAAACATCCAGGACATGCCCGCCGAAGAGGCAAACAACAGCAGCCTCCGCCACGAGGTGGAAGATGCCCCGGTCGTCAAATTCCTGCACAAGATGCTGCTGGACGCCGTCCGCATGCGCGCGTCCGACCTGCATTTCGAGCCCTACGAGCACCACTACCGCGTGCGTTTTCGCATCGACGGCACGTTGCGTGAAATCGCCGCGCCTCCGATTGCCATCAAGGACAAGCTGGCCTCGCGCATCAAGGTGATCTCCCGGCTGGACATTGCCGAAAAACGCGTGCCTCAGGACGGGCGCATGAAGCTCAAGGTGGCTGCCAACCACGTCATCGATTTCCGTGTCTCCACCCTGCCCACGCTGTTTGGCGAGAAGATCGTGATCCGCGTCCTCGACCCCAGCAGCGCAAAAATAGGCATAGACGCCCTGGGCTACGAAGCCCCCGAAAAAGCGCGCCTGCTCCAGGCCATACAGCGCCCCTACGGCATGATTTTGGTCACCGGCCCCACGGGATCGGGCAAGACGGTGTCGCTCTACACCTGTTTGAACCTGCTGAACCAGCCCGGCGTGAACATTGCCACCGCCGAAGACCCTTCGGAAATCAATCTGCCCGGCGTCAACCAGGTGAATGTCAACGAAAAGGCCGGACTGACCTTTGCCTGCGCGCTGCGGTCTTTTTTGCGCCAGGATCCGGACATCATCATGGTGGGCGAAATCCGCGACCTGGAAACGGCCGATATCGCCATCAAGGCGGCGCAAACAGGGCATCTGGTGCTATCCACGCTGCACACCAACGATGCGCCCTCCACCCTCACGCGCATGCGCAACATGGGCGTTGCACCGTTCAACATCGCCTCCAGCGTGATCCTCATCACCGCCCAACGTCTGGCGCGGCGCTTGTGCGAGGCCTGCAAGGCACCGGTCGACCTAGCTGCACACACCTTGCTGGAAGCCGGCTTTACCGAGGAGGCGCTCGACGGCTCCTGGCGGCCCTACCACGCCGTGGGCTGCGCGGCCTGCAACCAGGGCTACCAAGGGCGCGTCGGCATCTACCAGGTCATGCCCATCAGCGAGGCCATGCAACACATCATCCTGCGCGACGGCAGCGCGCTGGAGATGGCCGCGCAGGCCAGAGCCGAGGGCGTACGCTCGCTGCGCGAGTCCGGCCTGCACAAAGTCAGATGGGGCCAGACCTCGCTGGAAGAGGTGCTGGCCGTTACCAACAGCTAA
- a CDS encoding polyprenyl synthetase family protein: MHAMDRVIAQCLTTSVPLIGQISQYIIAAGGKRLRPALLLLLARALSCDDQRRFDLAAVVELIHTATLLHDDVVDESTLRRGRPTANENFGNPASVLVGDFLHTRSFQMMVAAGNMRILQVLSDATNIIAEGEVQQLINTHDASLTEAGYLHVIRSKTAKLFEASAQIAAILAGATPEQEAASVIYGQALGTAFQIIDDVLDYDGDAAEMGKNLGDDLREGKCTLPLIVAMQRGSAEQSALIREAIEQGSTDKLTDILAIVRATGALDVTRQTAHDEAMRAIGALDALPAHESTTAMRQLASQLLLRRT; encoded by the coding sequence ATGCACGCGATGGATCGCGTCATCGCCCAGTGCCTGACCACCAGCGTCCCGCTGATCGGGCAGATCTCCCAGTACATCATTGCAGCAGGTGGCAAACGCCTGCGCCCAGCCCTGCTGCTGCTGCTGGCCCGCGCCCTGTCCTGCGACGACCAGCGCCGTTTTGACCTGGCTGCCGTAGTGGAGCTGATCCATACCGCCACGCTGCTGCACGACGATGTGGTGGACGAGTCCACCCTGCGCCGAGGCCGCCCCACGGCCAACGAAAACTTTGGCAACCCCGCCAGCGTGCTGGTGGGTGACTTTCTGCACACCCGCTCCTTCCAGATGATGGTGGCCGCCGGCAATATGCGCATATTGCAAGTGCTGTCGGACGCCACCAACATCATTGCCGAAGGCGAGGTGCAGCAGCTGATCAACACCCATGACGCTTCGCTGACCGAAGCCGGCTACCTCCACGTCATCCGCTCCAAGACCGCCAAGCTGTTCGAGGCCAGCGCGCAAATCGCCGCCATTCTGGCCGGCGCCACGCCGGAGCAGGAGGCCGCCAGCGTCATCTATGGCCAGGCCCTGGGCACCGCCTTCCAAATCATTGACGACGTGTTGGACTACGACGGCGATGCCGCCGAAATGGGCAAAAACCTGGGCGACGACCTGCGCGAAGGCAAGTGCACCTTGCCGCTGATTGTGGCCATGCAACGCGGCAGCGCCGAGCAATCCGCCCTGATCCGCGAAGCCATCGAACAAGGCTCCACCGACAAGCTGACCGACATCCTGGCCATCGTGCGCGCCACCGGCGCACTGGACGTCACGCGCCAAACCGCACATGACGAAGCCATGCGCGCCATCGGTGCGCTGGACGCCTTGCCAGCACATGAAAGCACCACCGCCATGCGCCAGCTGGCCTCCCAGCTTTTGCTGCGTCGCACATAA